A region of Thermococcus argininiproducens DNA encodes the following proteins:
- a CDS encoding PadR family transcriptional regulator, with the protein MFGNAKEKALTKLRKEIRTGIYAYFILSLLKKDKMHGYAIRKALEELSDGNFVPTESTLYGILKTLEKYNLIKGEWMEVGGRTRKYYEITPLGEDVFQELKKEIELVKRLLETAHL; encoded by the coding sequence TTGTTTGGTAATGCCAAAGAGAAGGCCCTCACAAAGCTGAGGAAAGAAATAAGAACTGGGATATATGCATATTTTATTCTCTCTCTTTTGAAAAAAGACAAAATGCATGGTTATGCAATAAGGAAAGCACTGGAAGAACTAAGCGATGGCAACTTTGTACCCACTGAGAGCACTCTTTATGGTATTCTGAAAACTCTTGAGAAGTATAATCTGATAAAAGGAGAATGGATGGAAGTGGGGGGAAGGACAAGAAAATATTATGAAATAACCCCTTTAGGAGAAGATGTTTTTCAAGAGTTGAAAAAAGAAATTGAACTTGTTAAGAGACTGCTTGAAACAGCACATCTTTGA
- a CDS encoding potassium transporter KefA, whose amino-acid sequence MKKLTLFFIILLATLALAERPYDNVAEATFNALKTGDYSLLEPHLDDAMKSAFKENDFKAFREDLISKYGNLQRYSFVKEGKVKGFILGYYAFEFEKANVTLRLVFREINGEYKLSGLWIDAVNAKKSGLPLGIAIFFPIAGGFLALLTFYLLGFKKIGGAEILLGFVLVAITLFVQPLIQNAPFLGTSIRSNSDIVARGTSFVIIVAIWLGFVAGFFQEGLKYIFCRNRYLRDALFIGVGFGLGEAILLPLIQVVQLMTVGGIPPQLTTSLLSLGERYLATLFHAGTTIVLAYSYKNGFGRKALLVLSIAHGIGDTFAAYYQLTQSRITLLITYVLFLLVSLLLLHYALPKVREEREEDRIVW is encoded by the coding sequence ATGAAAAAACTTACATTGTTTTTTATCATTCTCCTGGCCACACTTGCTTTAGCAGAAAGGCCGTACGATAATGTTGCGGAAGCTACTTTTAATGCCCTCAAAACGGGAGATTACTCACTCTTAGAACCTCACCTTGATGATGCCATGAAAAGTGCCTTTAAGGAAAATGACTTCAAAGCCTTTAGAGAAGACCTGATTTCAAAATATGGAAATCTTCAACGATATAGCTTTGTCAAGGAAGGAAAAGTTAAGGGGTTTATTCTGGGTTACTATGCCTTTGAATTTGAGAAGGCTAATGTAACTTTAAGGTTAGTGTTTAGAGAAATTAATGGGGAATACAAGCTTTCAGGTCTTTGGATTGATGCTGTAAACGCTAAGAAGTCCGGCCTCCCCTTGGGAATAGCAATTTTCTTTCCAATAGCTGGGGGATTCTTGGCCTTGTTAACCTTCTACCTTCTTGGATTCAAAAAGATAGGTGGGGCAGAGATATTGCTAGGTTTTGTACTGGTGGCAATAACTCTCTTTGTGCAACCTTTGATTCAAAATGCTCCTTTCTTGGGGACAAGTATAAGATCAAATTCTGACATTGTGGCTAGGGGAACCTCATTTGTGATCATTGTAGCTATATGGCTCGGATTTGTTGCAGGGTTCTTCCAAGAAGGATTGAAATACATTTTCTGCAGGAACAGATATTTACGTGATGCCCTTTTCATAGGTGTGGGGTTTGGATTAGGTGAGGCAATATTGCTCCCACTTATACAAGTTGTTCAGCTAATGACTGTTGGAGGAATACCACCTCAACTCACAACTTCTTTGCTTTCACTGGGAGAGCGTTACTTGGCTACTCTTTTCCATGCGGGAACAACGATTGTTCTAGCATATTCATATAAGAATGGCTTTGGGCGAAAGGCACTTTTAGTTCTGAGCATTGCTCATGGAATCGGGGATACATTTGCTGCATATTATCAGCTCACCCAATCTCGGATAACTCTTTTGATAACCTATGTACTCTTTCTACTAGTGTCACTCCTATTGCTTCACTATGCGCTTCCAAAAGTTAGAGAGGAAAGGGAGGAAGACAGGATTGTTTGGTAA
- a CDS encoding CidB/LrgB family autolysis modulator produces the protein MNTLGIFITIGSFYAFSKIYERKKAFYLNPVLLSIITIALFLQFTRISYESYMESARFLSFLLGPAVVSLAIPLYKQRSIIKTYSRQIFIGVIFGGTLAILSAVYLIKLLGGSENLLLSIAPKSITTAIAIGVSEKIGGIPPLTAVLVILTGILGNAIGVELLNLSKVRDRVARGLAMGVSSHGLGTARIILDDELSGAVSGLAMALNGIFTSLVLPYLIKFIK, from the coding sequence ATGAATACATTGGGTATCTTCATCACAATTGGGTCTTTCTACGCCTTTTCAAAAATATACGAAAGAAAAAAAGCATTCTATCTAAACCCCGTTTTACTCTCAATAATTACTATAGCACTCTTTTTACAATTTACCAGAATAAGCTATGAAAGTTATATGGAGAGTGCTCGCTTTTTAAGTTTCCTACTTGGACCAGCAGTTGTAAGCCTCGCAATTCCCCTCTATAAGCAGCGGAGTATAATTAAGACCTATTCAAGGCAAATATTTATTGGGGTTATTTTTGGTGGAACTCTAGCCATCCTCAGTGCTGTTTACCTTATAAAACTCCTTGGAGGGAGTGAAAACCTCCTCTTGAGTATAGCCCCCAAAAGTATCACAACTGCAATCGCAATAGGAGTTAGTGAGAAAATAGGAGGAATACCCCCATTAACAGCTGTTTTAGTAATATTAACTGGTATTCTTGGAAATGCAATAGGTGTTGAACTCCTGAACCTCTCTAAAGTGAGAGATAGAGTTGCACGAGGTCTCGCAATGGGAGTTTCATCTCATGGTCTCGGAACTGCCAGGATAATACTCGATGATGAACTTTCTGGGGCCGTTAGTGGGCTTGCTATGGCATTAAATGGAATTTTTACATCTCTAGTCCTTCCCTATCTCATCAAATTCATCAAGTAA
- the dph2 gene encoding diphthamide biosynthesis enzyme Dph2, with amino-acid sequence MHEIYEREVLEKLREIKAKKVLIQTPEGLKREAQILARFLEENGIETIISGDINYGSCDPADREAKQLGCNALIHLGHSYMQLNLEVPTIFIPAFARVDMEKVLKKNLSEIKKLGRKITLVTTVQHIKDLNYVKAFLEREGFNVFLGKGDGRVSFLGQVIGCNFSSAKVDEEVEGILFIGAGYFHPIGVALTTKKPTLAINPYSGDAIWVNEEAERVIRKRWAQITKAYDAKRFGVIISTKKGQLRIGEARRILELLKKHGKEGQLIAMNHISYPALEGFDFDAYVVVACPRVPIDDVENWRKPVLTPKELEILLGLREDYEFDEILGGERRKDEPLGISLKLPKAL; translated from the coding sequence ATGCACGAAATTTACGAGAGAGAAGTTCTAGAAAAGTTAAGGGAAATTAAAGCTAAAAAAGTTCTTATCCAAACTCCAGAAGGTCTCAAAAGAGAGGCACAGATACTCGCGAGGTTTTTAGAAGAGAATGGAATAGAGACAATAATAAGTGGTGACATAAATTATGGATCATGTGACCCAGCCGATAGAGAAGCAAAACAATTAGGGTGTAACGCTCTAATCCACTTGGGTCACTCATATATGCAGCTGAATTTAGAGGTTCCAACTATTTTTATCCCAGCCTTTGCAAGAGTCGATATGGAAAAGGTTCTAAAAAAGAATCTCAGCGAGATTAAAAAGCTTGGGAGAAAAATAACTCTTGTAACAACAGTACAGCATATAAAAGATCTAAATTATGTCAAAGCCTTCCTAGAAAGAGAAGGTTTTAATGTCTTCTTGGGAAAAGGTGATGGGAGAGTGTCCTTTCTAGGACAGGTCATAGGATGTAATTTTTCTTCTGCTAAGGTAGATGAAGAGGTAGAAGGAATTCTATTTATAGGTGCTGGATATTTCCACCCAATAGGAGTAGCCTTAACGACTAAAAAACCCACCTTAGCCATAAATCCCTACAGCGGAGATGCAATATGGGTAAATGAAGAAGCAGAGAGAGTGATAAGGAAGAGATGGGCACAAATAACAAAAGCCTATGATGCCAAGAGATTCGGAGTGATTATAAGCACGAAAAAAGGCCAACTGAGAATTGGAGAAGCAAGAAGAATACTGGAACTCCTCAAAAAACATGGAAAAGAAGGGCAGCTTATAGCAATGAATCACATAAGTTATCCTGCCCTAGAAGGATTCGACTTCGATGCGTATGTTGTTGTAGCATGCCCAAGGGTTCCAATAGATGATGTAGAAAACTGGAGGAAACCAGTACTAACCCCAAAGGAACTAGAAATTTTGCTAGGGTTAAGAGAAGATTACGAATTTGATGAAATTTTGGGAGGAGAAAGAAGGAAAGATGAACCCTTGGGAATAAGCTTGAAGCTCCCAAAAGCTTTGTGA
- a CDS encoding DUF2666 family protein, with protein sequence MKIEDHIAFTANHKNWKVGDKLLAMESHEIAHFLASISNTVNLKIPEYLTEVMNVAGIMSLAEEIAEKELWEILKTLKSPGTSRKLNPMIFEENKKLKKHLLTVAKALLTRETLLKKLTINYPEDPITELRTTLIYHDEHVNFTAKHGSWIVVKRLIIDNKTPMADIARLLSSINETTISKIPIYAEINIKGINEWFADIKKAKSETEIKTLVDKFLHIPIENYAPKEFREHAKIYALRVALEKVGLTIDIPPKPLEKYLEKS encoded by the coding sequence ATGAAAATAGAAGATCATATAGCTTTTACCGCGAACCATAAAAATTGGAAAGTTGGAGACAAATTACTAGCAATGGAAAGTCATGAGATAGCCCACTTTCTTGCAAGCATATCCAACACTGTAAACCTAAAAATTCCAGAGTATCTAACAGAGGTTATGAACGTTGCTGGAATAATGAGTCTGGCTGAGGAAATAGCAGAGAAAGAACTTTGGGAAATTCTAAAAACATTAAAATCTCCCGGAACCTCAAGAAAACTTAACCCTATGATATTTGAGGAAAATAAAAAACTTAAAAAACACCTACTTACCGTGGCAAAAGCTCTATTGACCAGGGAGACTCTTTTAAAGAAGCTTACCATCAATTATCCAGAGGATCCTATAACTGAGTTACGAACTACCCTTATCTACCATGATGAGCATGTGAACTTTACTGCCAAACATGGAAGCTGGATCGTTGTGAAAAGATTGATAATTGACAACAAAACACCTATGGCGGATATTGCGAGATTACTAAGCAGTATAAATGAAACCACTATCTCAAAGATCCCCATTTATGCAGAGATAAATATAAAGGGAATTAACGAGTGGTTTGCAGACATTAAAAAAGCCAAAAGCGAAACTGAGATAAAAACACTTGTTGATAAGTTCTTACACATACCTATAGAGAACTACGCTCCAAAAGAATTCCGAGAACATGCAAAAATCTATGCATTGAGAGTTGCCCTAGAAAAAGTTGGACTCACAATTGATATCCCACCGAAACCACTTGAAAAATACTTAGAAAAAAGTTAA
- a CDS encoding RidA family protein: MIKREIIYTEKAPQPIGPYSQGILVENPSKILFVSGQIPINPETGELIKGDIKEQAKQAIKNLIAVLEAAGAKVEDVAKVNVYLDDINDFGEFNKVYEEYFGKSKPARAVVQVAKLPKNVKIEIEAIAIFE, translated from the coding sequence ATGATAAAGAGAGAAATAATATATACTGAGAAAGCTCCACAGCCAATCGGCCCATACAGCCAAGGAATTCTAGTGGAAAATCCAAGCAAGATACTCTTCGTATCAGGGCAAATTCCAATAAACCCCGAAACTGGAGAACTTATAAAAGGAGACATAAAGGAACAAGCAAAACAGGCAATAAAAAATCTCATAGCTGTTTTAGAGGCAGCAGGAGCTAAGGTAGAAGATGTTGCCAAGGTAAACGTTTATTTGGATGACATAAATGACTTTGGAGAGTTCAATAAAGTCTATGAAGAATACTTTGGGAAATCAAAACCAGCAAGAGCAGTAGTACAGGTAGCAAAGTTGCCTAAAAATGTTAAGATTGAGATAGAGGCAATAGCAATATTTGAATAA
- the lonB gene encoding ATP-dependent protease LonB, with product MSEEINKIKNERSYGEELDLGLEFQTTEEITVPEKLIDQVIGQEHAVEVIKTAAKQKRHVLLIGEPGTGKSMLGQAMAELLPTENLEDVLVFPNPEDENMPKIKTVPACQGRQIVERYRQKAKEQDNIKSYLLLFVLFVVMLAVLMDRSAQTLLFGVFVLIVSLMALSNMRLRNQALVPKLLIDNCGKRKAPFVDATGAHAGALLGDVRHDPFQSGGLGTPAHERVEPGMIHRANKGVLFIDEVATLSIKMQQSLLTAMQEKKMPITGQSELSSGAMVRTEPVPCDFILVAAGNLDTVDKMHPALRSRIRGYGYEVYMRTTMPDTIENRRKLVRFVAQEVVKDGKIPHFTKDAVEEIVREAQKRAGRKGHLTLRLRDLGGIIRAAGDIAIREGAKYVTREHIFKALQLAKPLEKQLADWYIERKKEYQVIKSEGGEIGRVNGLAVIGEQSGIVLPIEAAVAPAASKEEGKIIVTGKLGEIAKEAVQNVSAIIKRYKGEDISKYDIHVQFLQTYEGVEGDSASISVATAVISTLEEIPVKQNVAMTGSLSVRGEVLPVGGVTPKIEAAIEAGIKQVIIPKANEQDVFLSPDKAERIEIIPVETIDQVLQIALADSKKKEELISRIKGALPLHA from the coding sequence TTGAGCGAGGAAATTAATAAAATCAAAAACGAACGCTCATATGGTGAGGAACTGGATTTGGGCCTTGAATTCCAGACTACTGAAGAAATTACTGTCCCTGAAAAGTTGATAGATCAGGTAATTGGTCAGGAGCATGCGGTTGAGGTTATTAAGACTGCTGCAAAGCAAAAGAGACATGTTCTATTAATAGGTGAGCCAGGAACAGGAAAGTCAATGCTTGGTCAGGCAATGGCCGAACTTTTGCCAACAGAGAATTTAGAAGATGTATTAGTTTTTCCAAATCCTGAAGATGAGAACATGCCAAAGATAAAGACTGTTCCTGCATGCCAAGGAAGACAAATAGTTGAACGTTATAGGCAGAAGGCAAAAGAACAAGATAATATAAAGTCGTATCTCCTGCTTTTTGTGTTATTTGTTGTTATGCTAGCCGTTCTTATGGATCGGTCAGCCCAGACTCTGCTCTTTGGAGTATTTGTACTCATAGTTTCATTAATGGCTCTTTCTAATATGAGGCTTAGAAATCAAGCTTTAGTACCTAAGCTCCTCATAGATAACTGTGGAAAAAGAAAGGCTCCCTTTGTCGATGCGACTGGAGCACATGCGGGTGCCTTGCTTGGAGACGTTAGACACGACCCGTTCCAATCAGGTGGACTTGGAACCCCTGCCCACGAACGTGTTGAACCAGGCATGATCCATAGGGCTAACAAGGGAGTTCTCTTTATAGATGAAGTGGCAACTTTAAGTATAAAAATGCAACAAAGCTTGCTCACTGCGATGCAAGAAAAAAAGATGCCAATAACAGGACAAAGCGAGCTATCAAGTGGGGCCATGGTAAGGACAGAACCAGTCCCATGCGATTTTATCCTTGTAGCAGCTGGAAACCTAGACACTGTTGATAAGATGCATCCTGCCCTGCGTTCAAGAATAAGAGGTTACGGTTATGAAGTTTACATGAGAACAACAATGCCTGACACTATAGAGAACAGAAGAAAGCTTGTTCGCTTCGTTGCTCAAGAAGTCGTAAAAGATGGTAAGATCCCTCACTTCACAAAGGATGCTGTTGAGGAGATAGTTAGAGAGGCCCAAAAGAGAGCTGGTAGAAAGGGGCACCTTACACTTCGCCTTAGGGATCTCGGAGGAATTATAAGAGCTGCAGGTGATATTGCTATTAGAGAAGGTGCAAAATACGTAACGAGAGAGCACATTTTCAAGGCTCTTCAACTTGCAAAACCCCTCGAAAAACAGTTAGCTGATTGGTACATTGAGAGAAAGAAAGAATATCAGGTAATTAAGAGTGAAGGTGGCGAAATAGGTAGAGTTAACGGTTTAGCAGTTATAGGGGAGCAAAGTGGTATTGTATTGCCGATTGAGGCTGCTGTTGCACCAGCAGCAAGTAAAGAAGAAGGAAAGATAATTGTTACTGGGAAACTGGGTGAGATAGCAAAGGAAGCTGTGCAAAACGTTTCGGCTATAATAAAGCGCTATAAGGGAGAAGATATAAGCAAGTATGATATCCACGTCCAGTTCCTGCAGACTTATGAAGGAGTTGAGGGTGATAGTGCGAGTATAAGCGTTGCAACTGCTGTCATCTCGACCCTTGAAGAGATTCCAGTAAAACAAAATGTTGCTATGACGGGTTCGTTGAGTGTTAGAGGTGAAGTACTCCCAGTCGGAGGAGTAACTCCAAAAATAGAAGCGGCCATTGAAGCAGGCATAAAACAGGTTATAATACCCAAGGCAAATGAGCAGGATGTATTCCTAAGTCCAGATAAAGCGGAAAGAATCGAAATAATTCCTGTTGAGACTATAGACCAAGTGCTTCAAATAGCTCTCGCGGACTCAAAGAAGAAAGAAGAACTCATAAGCAGAATTAAAGGGGCCCTACCCCTTCATGCCTAA
- a CDS encoding CidA/LrgA family protein, which yields MYKGLAIIFGFLFIGEGITEVLHLPIPGNVIGMILLTFALLFKLVKIEDVEKEAELFIRNMSVMFIPPGVGIIAYWGLIKSQILPITTTLVISFLLTLILTAKLVEYLSGGER from the coding sequence ATGTATAAGGGACTTGCAATCATATTCGGCTTTCTTTTCATCGGGGAAGGAATAACTGAAGTGCTTCATCTCCCTATACCAGGAAACGTTATTGGAATGATCCTACTAACATTTGCGCTCTTATTCAAGCTTGTTAAAATAGAAGACGTGGAAAAAGAAGCAGAGTTATTCATAAGAAACATGAGTGTGATGTTTATCCCGCCGGGAGTTGGGATAATCGCATATTGGGGCCTTATAAAAAGCCAAATACTTCCAATAACTACGACGCTTGTAATTAGCTTTCTTCTAACATTGATTTTAACAGCCAAGCTGGTAGAATACCTAAGTGGTGGTGAAAGATGA
- a CDS encoding METTL5 family protein, giving the protein MKKKHLAMILSNLKGFKDPKPELEQYKTPGNVASELLWLASTLGEVKDKVIADLGAGTGVLSIGASLMGAKKVYAIDKDGNALKIAIENAKTLGITNINFIESDVSDFNVKVDTVIMNPPFGSQNPKADRPFLLKAFEISNVVYSIHLAKSEVRRFIEAFIRDNEFKITHRMTLPFEIPAQFFFHKKKLERILVDIYRFERDEDGKT; this is encoded by the coding sequence ATGAAAAAGAAACACCTTGCAATGATTCTCTCAAATCTTAAGGGTTTTAAGGACCCCAAGCCAGAACTGGAGCAATATAAAACCCCAGGGAATGTTGCAAGTGAACTTCTTTGGTTAGCTTCCACACTAGGGGAGGTTAAAGACAAAGTTATAGCTGATTTAGGAGCCGGAACAGGAGTTTTGAGTATAGGAGCAAGTTTAATGGGCGCAAAAAAGGTCTATGCAATAGATAAAGATGGAAATGCTTTAAAAATAGCTATAGAAAATGCTAAAACTCTTGGGATTACAAATATAAACTTCATTGAAAGTGATGTTAGTGACTTCAATGTTAAGGTGGATACCGTGATAATGAACCCCCCTTTTGGAAGCCAAAACCCAAAAGCAGACAGACCATTTCTTTTAAAGGCTTTTGAGATTAGTAATGTTGTGTATTCTATCCACTTAGCAAAATCTGAGGTAAGAAGATTTATAGAAGCCTTCATAAGAGACAACGAATTCAAAATAACTCATCGCATGACCTTGCCTTTTGAGATTCCGGCTCAATTTTTCTTCCATAAAAAGAAGCTTGAGAGAATTCTAGTTGACATATATCGTTTTGAGAGGGATGAAGATGGGAAAACTTAA
- a CDS encoding Tfx family DNA-binding protein — translation MRTFLTDQQIKILRLRAKGLKQSEIAEVLGTSRANISILEKRALEKIEKARNTLLLWEQINSKVTVEVKKGEDIFRIPDEVFKKADKLGIKVPYTTAEIIAFLVENAPIVDRIAKEDFVLFLDNHDKLRISGYLLDEFDEIGKD, via the coding sequence ATGAGAACCTTTCTCACGGATCAGCAAATCAAGATATTACGCTTGAGGGCTAAGGGACTAAAACAGAGCGAAATTGCTGAAGTTTTAGGAACAAGCAGGGCAAATATCAGTATTCTCGAAAAACGTGCTTTGGAAAAAATTGAAAAGGCTAGAAATACCCTGCTTCTATGGGAACAGATAAACTCTAAAGTTACGGTTGAAGTTAAAAAAGGAGAAGACATTTTTAGAATTCCCGATGAAGTTTTTAAAAAAGCAGATAAGCTTGGGATAAAAGTACCCTATACAACAGCTGAAATTATAGCATTTTTAGTAGAAAATGCTCCAATTGTGGATAGAATAGCAAAGGAAGATTTTGTTCTCTTTTTGGATAATCATGATAAGCTCAGAATAAGTGGGTACTTACTTGATGAATTTGATGAGATAGGGAAGGACTAG
- a CDS encoding MarC family protein, with protein sequence MIAEVLSSALLMIIMIDPSDKILLVSLLREDFHIEDIKQLILRANLIGFLLLILFALAGKIILQDVFHIDLNALRVAGGFVLFKIGLEALEGGGMVTLKKEKNILALAAVPVATPLIAGPAAITTAITLTAEYGIGVSALAIMVAILSTVLLMLVALYAMENISKTTLGVFIRIIGLFTMAIGAQMMVEGVGGIFLKLMKSTTF encoded by the coding sequence ATGATAGCTGAAGTTCTAAGTTCAGCATTACTTATGATAATCATGATAGACCCCAGTGATAAGATACTCTTAGTTAGTTTACTTAGGGAAGATTTTCACATAGAGGACATAAAGCAACTCATATTAAGGGCAAACCTCATAGGATTTCTCCTCCTCATACTTTTCGCACTAGCTGGAAAAATAATACTGCAGGATGTGTTTCACATTGACCTAAACGCCCTTAGAGTGGCTGGAGGATTCGTGCTTTTCAAAATAGGTCTTGAGGCTTTAGAAGGTGGTGGAATGGTAACATTAAAGAAAGAGAAAAACATACTTGCCCTAGCAGCTGTTCCTGTAGCCACCCCATTAATAGCTGGTCCAGCTGCAATAACAACCGCAATAACACTAACGGCTGAATATGGAATAGGAGTTTCAGCGTTGGCCATTATGGTAGCAATCCTAAGCACTGTACTTTTAATGCTTGTGGCCCTGTACGCTATGGAAAATATCAGCAAAACAACCCTTGGGGTATTTATTAGAATAATAGGTCTTTTCACAATGGCAATTGGTGCCCAAATGATGGTTGAGGGTGTTGGAGGAATATTCCTCAAACTTATGAAATCAACAACTTTTTAA
- the hisS gene encoding histidine--tRNA ligase, with translation MVERIQRVKGTRDLLPEDMVKRRYVFERIREVFEAYGFKEILTPTFEYTKLFELRSGEEVVEQLYAFEDKGGRNLSLRPDLTSSVARLFVNSFQTAPKPIKWYYIGNMFRYEEPQSGRLREFWQAGVELIGSPNIEADAEVIALLIESYLSTGLKEFTVNIGDRILLDEFAKMLGVKDDIGLMRLIDKKDKMEKEEFIKALQDFGLSEGGIKKVFDLIELKGKPNDVLPKAYELFTSEIAKEELKKIEELFELLKAYGVENYALIDFGIARGFDYYTSIVFEAIAPNELGIGSIGGGGRYDNLIEVFGGKPTPATGFAIGIERLIPILENKGILPKFKVGSDVFIAYVGKDVEIKKKAIEITQMLRREGIKAEYDLQGRKLRKALDYANSIGAKVAIILGKRDLADGKATIRNMESGEQKQVLIERIVEEAKEILG, from the coding sequence ATGGTTGAAAGAATCCAGCGAGTTAAAGGAACGAGAGATTTACTCCCAGAAGATATGGTAAAACGTAGGTATGTATTCGAGAGAATAAGGGAAGTATTTGAGGCTTATGGATTTAAAGAAATACTTACGCCAACTTTTGAATACACAAAGCTCTTTGAGCTGAGAAGTGGAGAAGAAGTCGTCGAACAGCTTTATGCTTTTGAGGACAAAGGTGGAAGAAATCTTTCCCTTAGACCTGATTTAACATCCAGCGTTGCCAGATTATTTGTTAACTCCTTCCAAACTGCACCAAAGCCCATAAAGTGGTACTACATAGGAAACATGTTTCGATATGAAGAGCCTCAAAGTGGTCGCCTCAGAGAGTTCTGGCAAGCGGGAGTTGAACTTATAGGGTCACCAAACATAGAAGCAGATGCTGAAGTAATAGCGCTCCTTATAGAAAGCTACCTAAGTACCGGTTTGAAGGAATTTACTGTTAACATAGGAGACAGAATTCTCCTAGACGAGTTCGCTAAAATGCTTGGAGTAAAAGATGATATTGGGCTTATGCGACTGATTGACAAAAAAGATAAAATGGAAAAGGAAGAGTTTATAAAAGCACTCCAAGACTTTGGATTGAGTGAAGGTGGCATTAAAAAGGTTTTTGATTTAATAGAATTAAAGGGCAAACCTAATGATGTTCTACCAAAAGCATATGAACTTTTTACAAGTGAAATTGCGAAAGAAGAACTAAAAAAGATTGAGGAGCTTTTTGAGCTTTTAAAAGCCTATGGTGTCGAAAACTACGCCCTCATTGATTTTGGGATAGCTAGGGGATTCGACTACTACACCAGTATAGTTTTTGAAGCCATAGCCCCCAACGAGCTTGGAATAGGTTCAATTGGTGGGGGCGGAAGATACGACAATTTAATCGAGGTCTTTGGAGGCAAGCCAACACCAGCCACGGGTTTTGCCATAGGAATAGAACGCTTAATCCCAATACTCGAGAATAAAGGAATACTGCCCAAGTTTAAAGTTGGAAGTGATGTTTTCATTGCCTACGTGGGAAAAGACGTTGAAATAAAGAAAAAGGCCATAGAGATAACCCAGATGCTCAGAAGAGAAGGCATTAAAGCAGAGTATGACCTGCAAGGAAGAAAGCTTAGAAAGGCTCTTGATTACGCGAACAGTATAGGAGCAAAAGTTGCAATAATTCTAGGAAAAAGAGATTTAGCAGATGGGAAAGCTACAATAAGGAACATGGAAAGTGGAGAACAGAAACAAGTCCTCATAGAGAGAATTGTAGAAGAAGCAAAAGAGATTCTTGGATGA